The Paludisphaera rhizosphaerae genome segment GCCCTGGAGGGCTGACGTCTCGCCTTGCGTCCCGCCGTTTCGACGAGGCAAGTTTCCATGAGCGAGATTCCGGCCCCGATGCAGGCGAAACGCCGTCGGTTGAGCCAACGGCACCTGGTCGGCGAGGGCGTCGAAATCGGCGCCCTCCACCACCCGATCGAACTGTCTCGACGAGCGCGAGTTCGCTACGTCGATCGGATGGATGCGACAGCGCTTCGCGCCCACTACTCCGAGTTGGCCGACTACGAATTCGTCCCCGTCGACATCATCGACGACGGAGAGCGTCTGGACACGCTGCCGGACGAGTCGCTCGATTTCCTGGTCGCCAACCATTTCCTGGAACACGCTGAGAACCCGCTAGGAACGATGCGTAGGCATCTGAGCAAGCTTCGCCCGGGCGGGACGCTCTTCTACGGGGTGCCGAACAAGGATTTCAGCTTCGATCGACCACGGCCGCTCACAACCTTCGAACACCTGGCCCGGGACGATGCAGCAGGCCCGGAGGTCTCACGCTCCGAACACTTTCGAGAATGGACGCGCGTCATCGAGCGCGTCGACGGCGCTGAGGCCGTCGAGGCCCGCGCCCGTCTGCTGGAGAGCATCGGCTACAGCATCCACTTCCACGTGTGGGACGCAGCCAGCTTCGCCGACTTCCTCGATCGAGCCTGCGAACATCTCGAGGGCTCGTTCGAGATCCGGGAGTTCTCGCTCAACGATATGGAGCTGATCGCGGTGCTCGGGCGGACCGAGACGGACGCCATCGTCGAACCGTCGCGGTCGCGTCGACGGGCCTCCCGGCCCATGCTCAACCTGGCTTCGAGGCTGGGACATCTACGGGCGCGCCTGGTCGCTCGCTGAGCCTCGCCGCTTGACTCAGAAATGCAAGACGCCGGCCTCCTCGGCTGTGGATTCCGAGGCAGCCGGCGTCTTGCGTATCCATCAATCGAAACGCGCTCAGGAGGAGATGGTGCGGTCGTCTCGTTCAGTCGAGACCTCGGTCTGAGCGACGATCGAGGGGGCGGGCACGGCTGGCTCGCTGGGGTCGAGGCGTTCGCGCTTGCGACCGATGCGGAGCCAGGTCGGCCGATGCGGGGACGAATTCGCATCGGCCGCGGCGTCGGCTTGGCTTGCGGCGGCGGCGCCATCGACGGCGATGTTGACGATCAGCAGGAGGAAGAGGACGAGGCTGGAGGCCAGCGCGGCAGCGGCCGTGATCGTGGAAAGAAACCAGGGCTGGAGGGTCGAGATCCGTTGCAAGGCCTCCATCCCGGTTCGTCCGCCCGAGTAGACCGGCGGCATCTGGATCCACCAGGTCGTCTGCTCGGCGACGATGCTGAGGCCCACGATCATCGTCACGAACCCGACGGCCGCGAAGCGAGACCATCCCATCGCCCCCACGCCGGCGAGGAGGCAGAGCCAGGGAATCGCGGGCGCTGCGTACCATGGACCCGTCGTCGTGATCCCCCAGGCCATGGCCGACTGCAAGGCGTGGTAGAGCAATGCCGCGAAGAAACCGGCGACGACCCCCAGGCAAAGGACCGGGGTCGCGACTGAGTCGACGGTGAGAACCTCACGGCCGAGCTTGATCCCAAACCGCTCCAGTCCTCGACGCCCCAGGTACGTGCCCGCGGCCAGAACCAGGCCCCAGGCCGCTAATTCCACGCAGTAGCGGTGGTAGGTCGCGATGTCCGCGATCGGGAGGACCCACGACCAGTTCCCCTGAATGAAAACGCCCTCGCCGAACAGCCAGCGGGCGTACACCAGCGGGTGGAATTCACTGTAGGCCTTGTACAGATCGTGAAGTCCCCGTCCCTTGGCGCGGTTCTCGATGGCCTCCTGCATCGGAGTGGCCATACCGTAGACGCTGAAGTTGTGCGCAAGGTCGGGGCCCATCAGACAGGCGATCACGCAGGCGATCGCCGCCGCCGATCCGGACGCGACGCCCCAGGAGGGCCGCGTCCGCACCACGCCGATCAGCCATGCCAGTCCCAGCGCCGGGAGAAGTGCGAAATTCGTGGCTTTCATCACGATGGCCAGGCCGGTCAAGAGCGCGGCGAGAGCCGCCTGGCGGACCAACCTGCGGCTGTCGATCGCCATGGAGAGCATCGCCGCCACGGCGGCCACGGAGAAGAGCAGACCGGCCGCGTCATTGGAAACGCGGATCGCGTTCATTACTAGCAGCGGCTGGACCCCGATCATCAGGGCGATCCAGCCGGCCGTGCGGCGATCCGGGACTCGTTGAGCGACCACTCCGAGCGCGATCCAGACGGCCCCCGCGACGAACGCGAGGTTCAGGAGTCGCACCCCGGCGACCGAGGATCGGAGATTGTCCAGGCCGCCGAGGGCCCTGAACAACGGCCCGACCATGATGTAGTACCACCAGGAATGCTGAGCCTGGTAGAGCCGCACGCCGTGATTGGCCGGCACATGCGCCGCGTCGACGCGGCCCTTCTCACGGTCGGGGTTCCAGTACGACTCGTAGGAATGCGGCTTGATCGGCTGGGGGAATTGAACGCGCGCCGATTCGGGCTGGGGGAAATCGCGGTGGATGGCTGCGATCAGGTCGGCGGGAACCTGCGTCTGATTCAAAATCGCCCGCTGACCGGTATCGTGGATGTATCCGATGTAGGCGACGTGCTGATACTCGTCCCAGCCCTCGAACGGCGGGGTCTGGGTGAGTCCCACGACGCCTCGCGCAAGAACCAGCCCGACGACGATGAGGCGCAATCGATTCGAGAGGGACGGACTTCGGAGGTTCCTGGGGGTTTCCACCGTTGATTCCATGACCCGATATGCCTCCTGCACGCGTTTCCTGGCGACTTCCTGTCGCTACGGGCGGATCAACGCCTATTCACCGAATAACCATCGGCATCGGCGCCACGATACTCCAGTCACGCCGTCCCTTTCGAGGAGGGGGGCACGCGGTTTCGTGCTCAAAAGGCCATTTCTCTCGGGCTGTATCGATCGGCCTGGCCGTCGTCTCGATCGCCGAACTCGAGGGCGTTCTATTAGTAATGCAAACGTCCTGGTTCTGGAATCGAGAATCCCCGCGATCAGAGCGGTCGTTCAGCCACTTGGGCTCGAGCACGTACTAGGGTTGAATTGGGTCTCACGAATATGAATTTGATTGACTGACGCTGTTCCGATTGCGAGCAGTCACGGTATCGTGGTGGCTTCGCGGGATCTTGAGGACGACGCCTCCTCCTGATCCAGGTCGAGTGGGCCTGCGGGCCTGAAGCGGTACGGCGTCGCGATGCAAATCGCATTTTGGAGGAAGCAGCATGATTGGCTCCGAATTGGGCAACTGCGGTTTGCGTCCGGTGGGTGGGAAGCGGCGACGGCGGAGAGTCACGCCTCATCTGGAACCCATGGAAGGGCGGCTCTGCCTGTCTGGACTGACTCCTGGGCTCGGAGTCGCCACACCGGTCAACGGCTCGCTGATGTTCGTGATCGACAGTGACGCCAACGGCAGTTCGGACATCTCGCGGCCGTACGGAAGCGACACCGACATCCCGATCTTCGGCGACTTCACCGGCTCGACGCTGACGAACATCGGGATCTATCGTCCGTCAACCGGAACGTGGGCGATCGACACCAAGAACAACGGCTCCGTGGGCCTGGTCGTCTCGTTCGGGGGACCGAACTGGAAGCCGGTGACCGGCGACATCAACGGCGACGGCCGGACCGACCTGGGGCTCTACGATCCAAACACGGGAACGTGGGCCTTCTGCACCGACCTGAGCGGCCGCGTCAATCTGTCGTTCCATTACGGCGGGAGTCGCGGCGACGTTCCGCTGCTGGCCGACTTCAATCACGACGGATTCGACGATCCCGTGATTTACAACGGCGGCAACTGGCTTGTGGATACGAACTCGGACCGGGTCCCCGATCAGACCTATCGCTTCGGCGGCGCGAGCCTCGCCCCCGCCGGCGCTACGCCGCTGGCCTTCGACCTGTACGGCACGCACGACCCGGTTCTTGCTCTGGTCGCCCCCCAGTCGAACGGCCAACTCAACTGGTACATCAACCCGAGCCGCGACGGCAAGAACTACCAGACCTATCGACTCGGCCTGAACGGAAGCACTCCGTACACTGGCTACTTCTCGACGGCGAATTCTCTGTTCGTCAACTCTGCAACGGGGGCGGACGTGGCGGGGGCGGGGTCTTACGGGGCTCCGTTCAAGACCATCACCGCCGCTGTCAACGCCGCGACGCCCGGAACGACGATCCGACTGGCGTCGGGCGGCTATTCCGAGAACGTCATCCTCAACGCCAAGTCGAACCTGAAGATCGTCGGGACCGGGATGTACTCGACGGTCGTCTCCCCGGCGAGCAAGGACGCCTTTCTCGTTTACATGTCGTCGAACATCCACTTCGACGACCTCTGGCTCCGTTCCGCGGGGACCGACGGTCGCGGCATCGTTGCGCTGGGGTCGTCTGTCGTGACGAACCTCATCCGGACCAACGACACTCGCTGGATCGGCCTGCTGGCCGGCGGCGCCAATGGGCAGGTCACGACGGTGACCTCGCGCTACAGCCGGTTCGACGGAATTCAGACGATCTCCGGGGTTTATCTCGACGACGCCGCGATCGGCAGTTTCTACGGGATCTCGGCCTCTGAGATCGGCTTCGCCACGGACTACACCGGCGACGGTGCGGGGCTCGTCGTTCAGGGAACGTCCGTCGCCCGGGTCGACAGGTCGACGTTCTACCACAACCGGGACTGCGGCGTGACGGCCAACACCGGTGGACGGTTGGAGATGAGCAACTCCTACTCCGGGAATCACATCCAGGGGTTCGGCGCGAGCCTGTTCAACAACTCGACCGGCATCTTCAATAACGACACGTTCGCCAACAACGGCGTGACCTTCGGGGCGGTCGGCGGGATGAACGGGATCGAGTTCGCTTACAACTTCACGGGTTGGGGCTTCGTCGCCAACAGCCGCTTCCTGAACAACACGGCGAACGGCGTCTTCATCGAGAGCGCTCCCAACCAGATCCAGATCGTCAACAACTACTTTTCGGGCAACTGGGCTGGAGTCACCGTGTTTGCGGATCAACCCCAGGACATCAACGTCCTGGTGAAGGGGAATACGTTCGCCACGCCGGCGGACGCGACCTATGAGACGTTCGGCGTCACGGCCATCGGGAGCAAGGCCCACATGGTCCTGGGCGGTTCGGGGGCGGACCAGAACACCTTCGACGGCTTCTGGGACTACCGCTTCGTCGGCCTCAACCACGTGGGAGGGTTGCAGAACAAGGAGTTGGGCTGCCCAGACATCACGGTCCTTGGCAACGTCTTCCGGCGCAAGGGGCAGACGATTTCCACCAGCCTCGCCGTTGCTCCCTGCTGATTCTCGCGAGGTCGGCGGGCGGGGATTTACGCCCGCCGGCCTCGGACGATCGCGCGGACGCATTCAATCCGAATCGAAGGCTTCTGACCAGGCGCCACCCGGAATCCGCGCGCGTCCAGGCCGGCCAGCAGGACCTCGCGAACGCTGTCCTTGGATTCGCTTGGCGAGCCGCGATCGAACCACTCGTCGAAGTCCAACTCGAACTCTTCCTCGACGCAGCGGATTTCGGTCAGCCCGGCGGCGGCGAAAAGGTCGACGAGTTGACCGCCGGTCAGGTTGCGCGTGTGGGTGCGGTCGCGGGCGACTTCCAACTCCTGATGCTTTCTGGCACGGGCCGGATCGGGGCTGCAAAGGTGGTCGCAGAGAACGACGAAGCCCCCGGGCCGGACCAACTCGATCTGACGTGCGAGGAAGGCTCGCGGGTCCAGCACATGGTGCAGGACGTATCGCGAGTAGGCTCCGTCGAACGGGCCCAGGGCGGCGATTTCGGGCGAGTGGATTGAAGCCTGGACGAATCGCGCAGCATCCCCAAAAGGGGCGCAGCGAGCTTGCGCCCGCTCGATCATGACAGGGGAGAGGTCGGCGCCGACGACCTGGAAGCCGGCCTTGAGAAAAGCCTCGGCGACAAGGCCTGGTCCGCAGCCTGCATCGAGCAGGCGCGAGCCGGGCGGGAAATCGGCGGCTCGGACGAGGCGTTCGAGAGCGGCTGGATCGCTCTGGACGGGGGCTTTCTCGAACTTGGCCGCCTGATCGTTGAAGGCTCCGGCCAGGTCTTCGTCGTGTCGTTCGCCCATGGGTTTCGCTTTCGTACTCGGAGACTTCCATCGTCTGGCCGGCTCACTCGTCGGCCGACTCTTCCTTGATCCGGCGATAGGTTGCGCGGGCGACGTCGTAGGCCTGCGCGGCCGCCTCCTTCTCGCTCTCGCGAATCGCCGGGGACTTCTGCTTCCAGCACTGGTCGACCGACTTGAGGCACCATTCGGCCGACTTCTTCGAGGCCCGAATCGGCTTGTCGCCGACCAGAACGAAGACTGGGTTCGTGTGCGACGAGGGGAAGATCCGGGCGGCGATCCAACTGGATTTCGTGATCGGGGCCTCAAGCTCCAGGTCCTGGACCGATCCGTCAGCCTCGATCTCGCGACGAGCCACCGGCTGACCGTTGACGATGATCTCGACGGGAACCCTACGCGAGCCGCCCACCCGGGCGCGCTCGACGTGCCAGTACGGCTGCGACTCCAGCGGTTTGCTTCGGATCGATTCCGTTTCCAGCGTCGGCGTCGGAGCGAGCATCGCGGCGGCTTTCACGCGAACCTTGACAGCCCCCGGCTGCGGAAGGTTCAACTCGCTCCCGTCCTCGCCGACGTTTCGACCGCCGACTTGAAAGTCGACGAGGTGGCTGTGACCGTCGGAGACGTAAGACCGGCCTTCCTTGAGCTTCTGACACCAGGCGTCGAAGTCGAGCTTGCCATCGAGTTTCACGTAGACGCGACCCAGGCCGACGCGTTCGCCGTAGATGCAGGGGAAGTCGGTCTCGCCGCTGATCCGCGTCCGATATCCGCAGTTGAGCGTGTGATACCAGACGTTCAATTCCCAGGGAATCGGTGTGTCGACAGTCGAGATGAAGTCGACCGCGTCGTGAACAACGTCGACGACGTATTCATTGGCGCCGACTCCGTCATACGGCGGAATCTCGTCGTTCGGGATCGCGTTCGACCGTGTTTTCATGCCCCAGCCGCTGTGAGAGAAACCGACGACTCCGCCTTGTTCCTTGCCCCACTTCAGCACGGGGAGATCCCAACTCGGCCATTCCTCGATCCGGGTGGTCCCTGGGTAGTCGTCTTCCTTCAGCCGAAGGAGGCAGAGGTGGCCGGCGTGCGACGAGGGGAAGCCCGACACCTCCACGTCGTATCGCATCAGGTTCTCGGCCGTCGAGAGCTTGTGGACCTTGCCGTCGAAGAATGCTTTCTGGGCGTACCAGCAAGGCCCCCAGCTCAGGACGCAACCGACGTCCAGATCCTCGCCCAGGATGTGCCGCCACATGTCGTCGGGGGTGACGCCCTCGGTCGGGCTCTCGTAATGGGCGCAACCGGCGGCGTGAACGTGGTGGTCGCCGGAATACCACTTCATGGCGGCCAGATTGATCCAACGTTCCAGCTTGAACCCTTCGTGATGCCTCGTCCCTTTCGGCACAACGATCGTCTTCGAAGCGACTCGATACTCCGGTCCTCGGCCGAACTCGACCTGATATTCGCCGGGAGGGAGGAGAACGGTTTCGCCGTCGGCTCGATAGATCTGGGGGTGGAAGAAGAAGTCGGGCGCCAGCCGCCGGCTGGGGGAGGGATAGACGCGGCCCAGGCGGTCGCGGAAGAGAAACGTTCCCGTCGTGGGACGGCCGTCCCAGTCGCGAACTTCAAGCGTCACGGCGACGGCCGGCTCGACGCTGAAGAGGATGTCGACGTCGCTCCTGAACCCGAGGTCCTGCGATCCCTGGCCGACGCTGAAGGTCAGCTTGGCCTCGCGCCGGCCTTCGTCCCGAGCGGCGATCTGGACGATTCGATATTCGAGCGGCAGACCGGAGAGCCTGCGCACCATCGGCCGATCGTCGTACATGGCGACGTCGCACCATCGCTGAAGGACGTCGGCCTTGCCGATGCTCGGTTTGGGCTCGGATGCGTTGGTGGATCGTTTGAAGATCGGCCCGGCGTTGGGGCTCTCCACGACCAGCGGGGCCGTCACGCCGGCCTCGTTGTGTACCTTGACGAGGAAGACGCTCCAGCCGTTCTGGATCAGCTTTGGCTCCGCCGGGCCGGGGGCGGATTTGACGCGGCTCTCCGGGTTGATCTCCACGCCGACGAGGCAGCGAGCGTCGAGAATCTGCTGGATCGCCTTGACCGCCGCTGGACCTCCGGTCGAGTCGACGGCGGCGTCCAACTTCGCCTGCTCGTCGACCGTGAGCGGCTGGCCGAGAAGCTTGAGCGACTGGGCGATGCGTCTCGCCTGGGCGCCGAGGGGCTGGAACTCCACCTCCTGGACGATCGGGAGATCGTCGGCGCGCGCTCCCAAAGGGGCCATCCCAATGGTTCCAAGGGCCGCGGCGAGGAGTGTTTGAACAACGAGGCTCGCGCGTGGGTTCATGGTAGGCGGGCTCGACGAGTACGTCGGGAATCGTTCATGCGACGCCGAGGTCGATTCTGTCGCATCCCGAAACCAGCCGCAACCAGTCGGCGAGACGGCTCGCCGGGCGTCGCCGATTCGCCTTGAGCGGGGAGGGGGCTGCCGCTATCGTGTGCGGGCCGTTTCGGGCTGCTTTCTCTGGCCACGGAGGGCCGATCGCGTGAAACGCCAACGCGGATTCCAGGGCGACCGTCTGCGTCGTCTCTTGCAGAGCGGATTCAAGAAGCCGGCCGTCGCCGGCCGTTCGCCCCATATCGAGGTCCCAGGCGCATCGCGATCGCATCTGAATCACCCATCCGAGAACCGTCGGGAAGACTCCCGCGCGCGGGTCGTCGCGACGCTGGAACGCTGGGCGCGCTTGAAGGCGTATCTCCCGGAAGAGCTGATCCGTCACGGGCTCGTCGCCATGAGGGCGAATCGCGAGGCCCTTGGCGCCGCAGTTCAGTTCGGTGACGGCTGTCAACGGGCCTGCATCTTCGCCTGCGAACACTTTGAAGTCCTCGTCGCCTGCCGGACCTCGGGGCAGGGGGGGCCGATCCACGATCACGGCGGGTCGATCTGCGGCCTGCTTGTCGTCGAGGGGACGGCCACGGAGATCGTCTTCGAGGAGACGGGGGCCGGGCTGCTTTCTCCTTCGCGGTCTCACAACATCCCCGAGGGAGCGGTATCAGTCTCACGAAACGGCGATGTCCACATGCTCGCCAACTTGCAATCTGAGGGGACGCCGCTCATCACGCTTCACGTCTGCTCGCCGCCTCTGACCGCCCGTCATCGATTCCGGCTTGGGGAGACGGCCTTCAGCGGACTTGACGAGGTTGTAGACGAACAGACCTCCACTCGAAGTCTCTCGATCTGAGAAACGCCACATGCTCTGAGTCTTCAATCGGAAAGCTTACGAGTCCTCCACCTCCAAAGGGGCCACCCGATGAGTCGCAACCTCCGACAGCACGGGTTCACGCTGATCGAGCTTCTCGTCACAGTCTCGATCATCGGCCTGCTGATCGGGTTGATTCTGCCGGCCGTGCAGATGGCTCGTGAGTCAGCCCGAAGGCTGCGGTGCTCTAACAATTTGCGACAGATCGGGCTCGGATTCGCCGGCTATTCCACGGTCCACGATGCACTCCCGCCGACGTTCGGAGGGCTGGGCTTCTCGTCGTTTGCAGCGACCTTGCCGTTCGTGGAAGGCGTGACGCTGTATGCGTCAGTGAACTATGCGTTGATGCAAGACAGCCGTGCCAACGGAACGGCGACTTATTCCCTGGTCGATATCCTGCTCTGCCCCTCGGATCCTCCGATGAGTCGCATGGGGTGGACGAATTACGCGGCAAACATCGGGTGGAAACGCCAGGATATCCAGCGATGTAATGGGCTATTCGTCCTCTTCACAGAACCACTCGTTCGGTCGGCGTCGGTCCTGGATGGATTGTCGAATACGGCGATGGTCTCGGAATGGGTCTGTGGCCAGGGAGGTGTGATCGGTGTCGGCGATCGCCTCGGCTCGGCATACGACATCGAAGCTGACTTTTGGAGACCGGGACAGTTCGAGGCGGCGATGAAAGCCTGCAACAACCTCAAACTGGGGGAGCCGTTACCTCACGCTGGAAAAGGAAGACCTTGGTTGAACGGCTCACCAGGCTTCAGCGCCTACTCTCACAACCTGGGCATCAACTTTCCGAGTTGTATCCATACGGAGAATCCATCCTCCTCATGGACCGCCGGTAGTCGGCACGGTTCGGGGGCGAACGTCCTATCGGGCGACGGCCACGTCGCTTTTCTGAAATCCTCCATGGCTCTCCCGGTCTGGCGAGCCTTGGGCACTCGCGATGGTGGCGAATTGGTGGGGACTTTTGAGTGAATTACTCCCCATCGCCTTGCCATGCGGAGCTTGGAGCACGGCTGGAATCAAACTGTCCTTGCAGGCCTTGGGCGATTCGCTTATCGTTCCGGGCCGATTGGAGACGGCGGCCGTCGATCTCCGACGCGTTCGTCGCTCTGGCCAGGAAGGCCGGGGAAGGGCCGAGCCCTGCGGGCGCTCGGGAGGGATTCCGATGAAATGCCGATGGTTCCGCCGGCTGCTCTTGATCCTGCCCGGGATCGCGGTGGCGCCGGTCCTGCTCTGGTGTCTGATCGTCCTGCTGGCCCCCACCAACTGGGCTCGCAAGCAGGTCGTTGCGGCGTTGGAGCGGTCGAGTGGACGAGCCGTCGACCTCGATCGCCTCACCGTCTGTTTCAGCGGCGGCCTCGACCTGACCAATCTCCGGATCGGCGCTCCTGGTTCTCAGGACGATCCCTGGCTTGAAGCCGGCAACCTCCATCTGGACGTCGGCGTTTTTCAGATCCTCTGCGGCCGATTCGACGCGACGGCCCTCGACATCGACGGACTCCGCCTTCGGATCCGTCGACGCGCGGACGGGACCTTCGAACTCGCCGATCTCGTCCGCGCTCGAGGAGCTTTAAACGCGACCGACACTCAGACTTGCTCGGGCCCGACGAACCTGCAGATCCACGTCAGCCACGCCGAGATCCACCTGATCGACGAACCCACGCAGGGGGACGTCGTCCTGAAGGGGGTCGACGGCGAGGGGACCTGGGAAGAAGGCCGCACGATCACCGGAACCATGACCGGCATGGTCAATCAGGGTGAGTTCCGCTTCTCGGGCTCGCTCAACCGCATTCCGGGCCGGCCGAGTTTTGAGGGGCAAATCTTCGCGGATCGCGTGGTCCTCGACGACGGAATGGCGTTCCTCCGCTACCTTGTCCCCGTCCTGGCCGGGTCGAACTTCCGGGTCGGCGGCGACATGACCATGGAGATGTATCTCCGAGGCGACGGAGAGACGCGCGAGATGCTCCGTCAAACGCTCGTCGGCGACGGCCGGATCATGATCGACCCCATTCAACTCGACGGCAGCGAACTCTTCGCCGAGGTCGAGAAATCCGTGCCGATGCCGGTCAAGAACCGCGGAGGATCGCTCCGGACCGAGTTCACCGTCAAGGAGGGGCGGATCACCACCAATCGGCTCTCCCTCAACGTGGCCAAGGCTCCCCTGGTGGTCACCGGCTGGACCGATTTCGACGGCCGGCTCGACTACAGGATGAGCCTCGAAGGACTGGCCGAGCGAGTCCCCGACCGCGCCCGACGGTTGCTCGCCGACCTGGACCTGGACGTTGAGGCCCTCAGCGGCCTGCGACTCAGCGGAACGGTCGACGACCTGAACGTCAGCGTTCTGGGCCGGGGTGCAGACGCCGTTTCCCCGGTCGACGGTTTCCTTGCTCCTCCCGATAAACAACGGCTCAAAATGCTCGGCCGGGAGATCCGAGACAAGATCCTTCGTTGACGACGGTCCTCCCGGTCGTGCGTCCTGCACCGCCCACCCCTCCCACTCCCCCTCGATTCGCCTGATGCGCCGCCCCGCACCGTCCCGATCTGTTCGAGGCCGAAACCTCGCTCGGGGCGATGGTGTTTGATTGCATGTGTTTGGTTCTTGATTCAGGCGGCAACGGAACATACAATCAGGAGGTTCGGGCCTCGGTTCTCGAGGCGCGAGTATCCAAGGAGGAGCCGACGGTGCCGAGGCGAG includes the following:
- a CDS encoding class I SAM-dependent methyltransferase — encoded protein: MSEIPAPMQAKRRRLSQRHLVGEGVEIGALHHPIELSRRARVRYVDRMDATALRAHYSELADYEFVPVDIIDDGERLDTLPDESLDFLVANHFLEHAENPLGTMRRHLSKLRPGGTLFYGVPNKDFSFDRPRPLTTFEHLARDDAAGPEVSRSEHFREWTRVIERVDGAEAVEARARLLESIGYSIHFHVWDAASFADFLDRACEHLEGSFEIREFSLNDMELIAVLGRTETDAIVEPSRSRRRASRPMLNLASRLGHLRARLVAR
- a CDS encoding right-handed parallel beta-helix repeat-containing protein, with the protein product MIGSELGNCGLRPVGGKRRRRRVTPHLEPMEGRLCLSGLTPGLGVATPVNGSLMFVIDSDANGSSDISRPYGSDTDIPIFGDFTGSTLTNIGIYRPSTGTWAIDTKNNGSVGLVVSFGGPNWKPVTGDINGDGRTDLGLYDPNTGTWAFCTDLSGRVNLSFHYGGSRGDVPLLADFNHDGFDDPVIYNGGNWLVDTNSDRVPDQTYRFGGASLAPAGATPLAFDLYGTHDPVLALVAPQSNGQLNWYINPSRDGKNYQTYRLGLNGSTPYTGYFSTANSLFVNSATGADVAGAGSYGAPFKTITAAVNAATPGTTIRLASGGYSENVILNAKSNLKIVGTGMYSTVVSPASKDAFLVYMSSNIHFDDLWLRSAGTDGRGIVALGSSVVTNLIRTNDTRWIGLLAGGANGQVTTVTSRYSRFDGIQTISGVYLDDAAIGSFYGISASEIGFATDYTGDGAGLVVQGTSVARVDRSTFYHNRDCGVTANTGGRLEMSNSYSGNHIQGFGASLFNNSTGIFNNDTFANNGVTFGAVGGMNGIEFAYNFTGWGFVANSRFLNNTANGVFIESAPNQIQIVNNYFSGNWAGVTVFADQPQDINVLVKGNTFATPADATYETFGVTAIGSKAHMVLGGSGADQNTFDGFWDYRFVGLNHVGGLQNKELGCPDITVLGNVFRRKGQTISTSLAVAPC
- a CDS encoding class I SAM-dependent methyltransferase — encoded protein: MGERHDEDLAGAFNDQAAKFEKAPVQSDPAALERLVRAADFPPGSRLLDAGCGPGLVAEAFLKAGFQVVGADLSPVMIERAQARCAPFGDAARFVQASIHSPEIAALGPFDGAYSRYVLHHVLDPRAFLARQIELVRPGGFVVLCDHLCSPDPARARKHQELEVARDRTHTRNLTGGQLVDLFAAAGLTEIRCVEEEFELDFDEWFDRGSPSESKDSVREVLLAGLDARGFRVAPGQKPSIRIECVRAIVRGRRA
- a CDS encoding CehA/McbA family metallohydrolase produces the protein MAPLGARADDLPIVQEVEFQPLGAQARRIAQSLKLLGQPLTVDEQAKLDAAVDSTGGPAAVKAIQQILDARCLVGVEINPESRVKSAPGPAEPKLIQNGWSVFLVKVHNEAGVTAPLVVESPNAGPIFKRSTNASEPKPSIGKADVLQRWCDVAMYDDRPMVRRLSGLPLEYRIVQIAARDEGRREAKLTFSVGQGSQDLGFRSDVDILFSVEPAVAVTLEVRDWDGRPTTGTFLFRDRLGRVYPSPSRRLAPDFFFHPQIYRADGETVLLPPGEYQVEFGRGPEYRVASKTIVVPKGTRHHEGFKLERWINLAAMKWYSGDHHVHAAGCAHYESPTEGVTPDDMWRHILGEDLDVGCVLSWGPCWYAQKAFFDGKVHKLSTAENLMRYDVEVSGFPSSHAGHLCLLRLKEDDYPGTTRIEEWPSWDLPVLKWGKEQGGVVGFSHSGWGMKTRSNAIPNDEIPPYDGVGANEYVVDVVHDAVDFISTVDTPIPWELNVWYHTLNCGYRTRISGETDFPCIYGERVGLGRVYVKLDGKLDFDAWCQKLKEGRSYVSDGHSHLVDFQVGGRNVGEDGSELNLPQPGAVKVRVKAAAMLAPTPTLETESIRSKPLESQPYWHVERARVGGSRRVPVEIIVNGQPVARREIEADGSVQDLELEAPITKSSWIAARIFPSSHTNPVFVLVGDKPIRASKKSAEWCLKSVDQCWKQKSPAIRESEKEAAAQAYDVARATYRRIKEESADE
- a CDS encoding cysteine dioxygenase; the encoded protein is MKRQRGFQGDRLRRLLQSGFKKPAVAGRSPHIEVPGASRSHLNHPSENRREDSRARVVATLERWARLKAYLPEELIRHGLVAMRANREALGAAVQFGDGCQRACIFACEHFEVLVACRTSGQGGPIHDHGGSICGLLVVEGTATEIVFEETGAGLLSPSRSHNIPEGAVSVSRNGDVHMLANLQSEGTPLITLHVCSPPLTARHRFRLGETAFSGLDEVVDEQTSTRSLSI
- a CDS encoding DUF1559 family PulG-like putative transporter, whose amino-acid sequence is MSRNLRQHGFTLIELLVTVSIIGLLIGLILPAVQMARESARRLRCSNNLRQIGLGFAGYSTVHDALPPTFGGLGFSSFAATLPFVEGVTLYASVNYALMQDSRANGTATYSLVDILLCPSDPPMSRMGWTNYAANIGWKRQDIQRCNGLFVLFTEPLVRSASVLDGLSNTAMVSEWVCGQGGVIGVGDRLGSAYDIEADFWRPGQFEAAMKACNNLKLGEPLPHAGKGRPWLNGSPGFSAYSHNLGINFPSCIHTENPSSSWTAGSRHGSGANVLSGDGHVAFLKSSMALPVWRALGTRDGGELVGTFE
- a CDS encoding AsmA family protein, with amino-acid sequence MKCRWFRRLLLILPGIAVAPVLLWCLIVLLAPTNWARKQVVAALERSSGRAVDLDRLTVCFSGGLDLTNLRIGAPGSQDDPWLEAGNLHLDVGVFQILCGRFDATALDIDGLRLRIRRRADGTFELADLVRARGALNATDTQTCSGPTNLQIHVSHAEIHLIDEPTQGDVVLKGVDGEGTWEEGRTITGTMTGMVNQGEFRFSGSLNRIPGRPSFEGQIFADRVVLDDGMAFLRYLVPVLAGSNFRVGGDMTMEMYLRGDGETREMLRQTLVGDGRIMIDPIQLDGSELFAEVEKSVPMPVKNRGGSLRTEFTVKEGRITTNRLSLNVAKAPLVVTGWTDFDGRLDYRMSLEGLAERVPDRARRLLADLDLDVEALSGLRLSGTVDDLNVSVLGRGADAVSPVDGFLAPPDKQRLKMLGREIRDKILR